Proteins encoded together in one Pseudoalteromonas xiamenensis window:
- a CDS encoding PrnB family protein gives MSTLSTEFDQWIRHDFVELNDQLEALYWQQEDKANVADVGEDFKQTLTTQGNAFIIKLLAEGNTDEGFENAFDLLGNVGLFMAACRRHEITEPSREVISPLQEASALAMHIGASIGVTPRFATAHLTTHNKAVSGVYKRFTNLHAEKLFIDYNTRGILAYKRAAESLIKIHALGISHPMTPILLTEVKRALLDVIESNQILYTELDTDAFFYQVRPYYKPYRVGKEIYRGANAGDFAGINVIDLMLGLCQANDVQYGQMLVDKFLYMMPEDQATLRECMRLPNLFDALLAEAENGHTGSWFEETATLFMQVCKLHGDTAIQHHNQLVSKYIAHPSQRLAQQHMDKVTASGPPLPVLLKQLETLRDKRAAANREDIYTRYQDLQILRQRVKGSA, from the coding sequence ATGAGTACGTTATCAACAGAATTTGACCAGTGGATCCGACATGACTTTGTAGAGTTGAATGATCAACTTGAAGCGTTGTATTGGCAGCAAGAGGATAAAGCGAATGTCGCCGATGTAGGTGAAGACTTTAAGCAAACGCTTACCACGCAAGGCAATGCGTTTATCATCAAATTGCTTGCTGAGGGCAACACCGATGAAGGCTTCGAAAATGCCTTTGATTTACTTGGGAATGTAGGGTTATTTATGGCGGCATGTCGTCGCCATGAAATTACAGAACCGAGTCGCGAGGTCATTTCGCCTTTACAAGAGGCGTCGGCCCTTGCCATGCACATAGGTGCATCCATTGGGGTTACACCTCGCTTTGCAACCGCACATTTAACCACTCACAATAAAGCGGTGAGTGGGGTGTATAAGCGTTTCACCAATCTTCATGCGGAGAAGCTGTTTATTGATTACAACACGCGCGGCATTTTGGCGTATAAACGAGCCGCGGAATCGTTGATAAAAATTCACGCCCTCGGCATTTCACATCCAATGACACCGATTTTACTGACAGAAGTAAAACGAGCGCTGCTCGATGTCATTGAATCAAATCAAATTTTGTATACGGAATTAGACACCGACGCGTTTTTTTATCAAGTTCGACCGTATTACAAGCCTTACCGTGTTGGTAAAGAGATTTACCGGGGTGCAAATGCAGGCGATTTTGCTGGTATTAACGTTATCGACCTGATGCTGGGCTTATGCCAAGCCAACGATGTGCAGTATGGCCAAATGCTCGTTGATAAATTTTTGTACATGATGCCGGAAGATCAAGCGACACTTCGCGAGTGTATGCGTTTGCCTAATTTGTTTGATGCGCTGCTTGCTGAAGCCGAAAATGGTCATACGGGAAGTTGGTTTGAAGAAACGGCCACCTTGTTTATGCAAGTGTGTAAATTGCACGGGGATACGGCCATCCAACATCACAACCAATTGGTGAGTAAATACATCGCCCATCCTTCACAGCGTTTGGCACAGCAACACATGGACAAAGTCACCGCCAGTGGACCACCGCTGCCAGTATTGCTTAAGCAATTAGAAACATTACGAGACAAACGCGCCGCGGCCAATCGTGAAGACATCTATACTCGTTATCAAGATTTGCAAATACTCCGCCAACGAGTAAAAGGGAGCGCTTAA
- a CDS encoding Lrp/AsnC family transcriptional regulator, with translation MSPLDKKDKEVLRALQNNARMSNSALAEHVSLSDTPCLRRVKKLQSDGVIEGYHAKLNAKSLGLSVLVYAFVRLSENSAVAASQFESHVESLAHVLSCSVISGSYDYLLEVVAEDLEHYEFFLKHKLATQHHVAAVESTIVLKQTFSRRSLPI, from the coding sequence ATGTCACCGCTTGATAAGAAAGACAAAGAAGTCTTACGTGCACTTCAGAATAATGCGCGCATGTCCAACAGCGCCCTAGCTGAACACGTTAGTTTATCTGACACCCCTTGCCTACGACGCGTTAAAAAATTGCAGTCGGACGGCGTTATAGAGGGTTACCACGCCAAGCTTAATGCAAAATCCCTCGGCCTGAGTGTATTGGTCTACGCGTTTGTTCGCTTGTCTGAAAACTCGGCGGTTGCGGCGAGTCAATTTGAATCCCATGTTGAATCACTTGCGCACGTGTTGAGCTGTTCAGTCATCTCTGGGAGCTACGATTATTTGTTGGAAGTGGTCGCAGAGGACCTAGAGCACTATGAGTTTTTTCTAAAACACAAGCTAGCTACGCAGCACCATGTTGCAGCGGTTGAATCAACAATAGTG